A genomic segment from Sandaracinaceae bacterium encodes:
- the orn gene encoding oligoribonuclease, whose translation MDETAVQDPRAARIVWADLEMTGLVPERERIIEIAMLITDGELNIVAEGPNVVVHQPDELLAAMDEWNTKHHGASGLTDRVRESTISEGDAEAQVLTFLQEHCDPRTAPLAGNSIHQDRRFIALYMPLVDAFLHYRMIDVSTVKELTQRWYPEAYSKRPGKRGNHRAIDDILESIEELRYYRAAVFR comes from the coding sequence ATGGACGAGACCGCAGTTCAGGACCCCCGCGCCGCCCGCATCGTGTGGGCAGACCTCGAGATGACGGGCCTCGTGCCCGAGCGCGAGCGCATCATCGAGATCGCCATGTTGATCACCGATGGCGAGCTCAACATCGTCGCCGAGGGGCCCAACGTGGTGGTCCACCAGCCAGACGAGCTGCTGGCGGCGATGGACGAGTGGAACACCAAGCACCACGGGGCCAGCGGCCTGACCGACCGCGTCCGCGAGTCGACCATCTCGGAAGGCGACGCGGAGGCGCAGGTGCTGACGTTCCTGCAGGAGCACTGTGACCCGCGCACGGCGCCCTTGGCCGGGAACTCCATCCACCAAGACCGGCGCTTCATCGCGCTGTACATGCCGCTGGTGGACGCCTTTCTGCACTATCGGATGATCGACGTGTCCACGGTCAAAGAGCTCACCCAGCGCTGGTACCCCGAGGCCTACAGCAAGCGCCCCGGGAAGCGCGGCAACCACCGCGCCATCGACGACATCCTCGAGAGCATCGAAGAGCTGCGCTACTACCGCGCCGCTGTGTTCCGCTGA
- a CDS encoding DUF4336 domain-containing protein: MTTDIHLTPLADGVFGLESSLRVVPGFHLPVRCTVLRLRTGGLMLISPLAITDALAAELEQLGPVEHLVAPNRLHHLFLDQAVSRWPQAQVHLAPGLPEKLAKLRRPVPAHSVLPDGLPDDVTGVLLAGTPMLGECLLFHPASKTLVVTDFVFHVREPKGLLTGLILRAVGARGVFAQSSEVRHMMRDKPAAAASAREVLALDFTRVVMAHGDVVEVKAKPRLHAALEKMLRAGER; the protein is encoded by the coding sequence ATGACCACCGACATCCACCTCACCCCCCTCGCGGACGGCGTCTTCGGCCTCGAGAGCAGCCTGCGTGTCGTCCCCGGGTTCCACCTGCCCGTGCGCTGCACCGTCCTGCGGCTCCGCACCGGCGGGCTGATGCTCATCTCCCCGCTCGCGATCACGGACGCGCTGGCGGCCGAGCTGGAGCAGCTGGGGCCGGTCGAGCACCTGGTCGCCCCGAACCGGCTGCACCACCTCTTCCTGGACCAGGCCGTCTCGCGCTGGCCGCAGGCACAGGTCCACCTCGCGCCTGGCCTGCCCGAGAAGCTCGCCAAGCTACGGCGCCCCGTGCCCGCGCACAGCGTGCTGCCCGACGGGCTCCCGGACGACGTGACGGGTGTGCTGCTGGCGGGGACACCCATGCTCGGGGAGTGCCTGCTGTTCCACCCGGCGTCCAAGACGCTGGTGGTCACCGACTTCGTGTTCCACGTGCGCGAGCCCAAGGGGCTGCTCACGGGGCTCATCCTGCGCGCGGTGGGCGCCCGTGGTGTGTTCGCGCAGAGCTCCGAGGTGCGCCACATGATGCGCGACAAGCCAGCCGCCGCGGCGAGCGCGCGCGAGGTGCTGGCGCTGGACTTCACGCGCGTGGTGATGGCCCACGGCGACGTGGTCGAGGTGAAGGCCAAGCCGCGCCTGCACGCCGCGCTCGAGAAGATGCTGCGCGCTGGGGAGCGCTGA
- the rseP gene encoding RIP metalloprotease RseP, whose protein sequence is MNLVYFVILVGVLIFVHELGHFTWAKLFGVKVETFSLGFGPTLASFKWGDTVYRVGALPLGGYVRMLGESPRDYVKPEDRPRSFFAQAVWRRVIIVLAGPAMNLFFPLALFFLVTLGADALLTPAEVGSVRPGMPADGLLLPGDRVVAVNGQPVSTFSAVSHIVRQHPGDLVVFEVERERADDAGHGERQRYVEVLLAAPGESPRIPELGVVERVGLVGISPASPLPVVGVTSPASVAARSGIRTFDRILGLGGTRIDELRQTRRPLDVHSLVPVTLLRPERVEGALGGLVELDVYRPHFTSLVVPPGDGDPLHRVGLESAATYVSRVQRGSAEHQLGLRPGDRIIAVDEHVVRVWADVVDLLGSHEVADHHIVWRRGDRLHEGTLVLPRVQGTTPHGEIYDRVVIGVDGFRPVTILPAVPPDSQLAYAARVAVDETRRMVELTLYSLLRLFQGRITVKSIGGPISVYEETGRAARAGASDYLRLMAFVSVNLGILNLLPIPMLDGGHLLFFLIETVMRRPISRRRREQAGLVGLVLLLLMMAIAFKNDIERLWPDTPESSSAP, encoded by the coding sequence ATGAACCTCGTCTACTTCGTGATCCTCGTCGGCGTGCTGATCTTCGTGCACGAGCTGGGGCACTTCACCTGGGCCAAGCTCTTCGGGGTCAAGGTCGAGACGTTCAGTCTGGGGTTCGGACCCACCCTCGCCTCGTTCAAGTGGGGAGACACGGTGTACCGAGTGGGCGCGCTCCCGCTCGGGGGCTACGTGCGCATGCTCGGGGAGAGCCCGCGTGACTACGTGAAGCCCGAGGATCGTCCGCGCAGCTTCTTCGCGCAGGCCGTGTGGCGCCGCGTGATCATCGTGCTGGCGGGCCCCGCCATGAACCTCTTCTTCCCGCTGGCCCTGTTCTTCCTGGTCACCCTGGGCGCCGACGCACTGCTCACCCCGGCGGAGGTCGGCTCGGTGCGCCCCGGCATGCCCGCCGACGGGCTGCTGCTCCCGGGCGATCGCGTCGTCGCGGTCAATGGCCAGCCCGTGTCCACCTTCAGCGCCGTGTCGCACATCGTCCGGCAGCACCCCGGCGACCTGGTGGTGTTCGAGGTGGAGCGAGAGCGCGCGGACGACGCGGGCCACGGCGAGCGACAGCGCTATGTGGAGGTGCTCCTGGCGGCACCGGGTGAGAGCCCCCGCATCCCGGAGCTGGGGGTGGTCGAGCGCGTGGGGCTCGTCGGCATCAGCCCAGCGAGCCCGCTGCCCGTCGTGGGCGTGACCTCCCCGGCCAGCGTCGCGGCTCGCTCGGGCATCCGCACCTTCGACCGCATCCTGGGCCTCGGGGGCACCCGCATCGACGAGCTGCGCCAGACGCGCCGGCCGCTCGACGTGCACTCGCTGGTGCCCGTGACGCTGCTGCGCCCCGAGCGGGTGGAGGGGGCCCTCGGGGGTCTGGTGGAGCTGGACGTCTACCGGCCACACTTCACCTCGTTGGTGGTCCCTCCGGGCGACGGGGACCCGCTGCACCGCGTGGGGCTCGAGAGCGCCGCCACCTACGTCTCGCGCGTGCAGCGCGGCTCGGCCGAGCACCAGCTGGGGCTTCGGCCGGGCGACCGCATCATCGCGGTGGACGAGCACGTGGTGCGTGTGTGGGCCGACGTCGTCGACCTGCTCGGCAGCCACGAGGTGGCAGACCACCACATCGTCTGGCGTCGCGGCGACCGCCTGCACGAAGGCACGCTGGTGCTGCCACGCGTGCAGGGCACCACCCCCCACGGCGAGATCTACGATCGGGTCGTGATCGGCGTCGACGGCTTCCGGCCGGTCACCATCCTGCCCGCCGTCCCGCCCGACAGCCAGCTGGCGTACGCCGCCCGGGTCGCCGTCGACGAGACGCGTCGCATGGTGGAGCTGACCCTCTACTCGCTGCTGCGGCTCTTCCAAGGGCGCATCACGGTCAAGTCCATCGGCGGGCCCATCAGCGTGTACGAGGAGACCGGCCGAGCCGCGCGCGCGGGCGCCAGCGACTACCTGCGCCTGATGGCGTTCGTGAGCGTGAACCTGGGCATCCTCAACTTGCTGCCCATCCCCATGCTCGACGGAGGGCACCTGCTGTTCTTCCTGATCGAGACCGTCATGCGGCGCCCCATCTCACGCCGCCGCCGCGAGCAGGCCGGGCTGGTGGGGCTGGTGTTGCTCTTGCTCATGATGGCGATCGCCTTCAAGAACGACATCGAGCGCCTATGGCCGGACACCCCCGAGAGCAGCAGCGCGCCCTGA
- the polA gene encoding DNA polymerase I codes for MARDRVVLVDGSALLYRAFFALPASLATTSGVPTNATFGFATMCRKVFAGRRPTFGAVVFDAPGPTFREERFPAYKAQRPSMPAELRAQLENIDRVVHAFGLPSLRLAGYEADDIIATLTRAALEAGHEVHIVSGDKDFAQLVGEHVRMVDTMRDVTYDAELVRKKWGVLPERMGDYLALVGDKVDNVPGVPGIGQKTAVTLLERFGSLEGVLAGAAELKGKQRENLTEFADQARLSRELVALDEQVPLAETLAELRLGDPDATVVNALFRELEFFSLLGAEEPSEGAGAEEPVGHVAEDAAALTDFFARAAEGFALDVLFDGASPATATLCGVAVATRDERLYIPADASNELRSALRDALEDEQCPKVVHDTRDAYNVLEAHGLGLRGVTLDTQLGSYLIDPTAHLPHELDQVARAYLQRVLPALGPSAAGGSGGARRARPAAGDVPVSGQAAFTCARAQAVAELGGVLGAQLEEHAQRRIHDELELPLARVLADMQRAGVRVDAEALSALSVEFEARKAEIEADIYALAGREFNLASPKQLGEVLFDELGLPVLKRTKTGYSTDASVLERLAPKHAIAEKILRQRELAKLINTYTEVLRAAIDPHTGRVHCTFQQTTSASGRLITTEPDLQRTPIRGEDGKRIRAAFVPRDGWVMVSADWSQIELRLLAHLSDDPALTAAFREELDVHRRTAGEIFGCAPDEVTREQRNVGKTVNFATIYGQGATALAQSLGVTRNEAKAYIDRYFEVYGGVRTWLDASIAGAHASGYVETMVGRRRLIPELTSGDPATRAYGERIAANTPIQGSAADLCKLAMLRIARGMAGDGLDAAMVLQIHDELLFEVSPAHLTALVTLVRREMEQVWPELRVPLVVDVGHGASWEEAHG; via the coding sequence ATGGCCCGAGACCGAGTCGTGTTGGTGGACGGGAGCGCGCTCCTCTACCGTGCCTTCTTCGCGCTACCCGCCAGCTTGGCCACCACGAGCGGGGTGCCCACCAACGCCACCTTCGGCTTCGCAACGATGTGCCGCAAGGTCTTCGCGGGGCGTCGCCCGACGTTCGGCGCCGTGGTGTTCGACGCGCCTGGACCCACCTTCCGAGAGGAGCGCTTCCCCGCGTACAAGGCCCAGCGACCCAGCATGCCGGCCGAGCTGCGCGCCCAGCTCGAGAACATCGACCGCGTGGTGCACGCCTTCGGGCTGCCCAGCCTGCGCCTCGCGGGGTACGAGGCGGACGACATCATCGCCACGCTCACGCGCGCCGCGCTCGAGGCGGGCCACGAGGTGCACATCGTCTCGGGCGACAAAGACTTCGCGCAGCTCGTGGGCGAGCACGTGCGCATGGTCGACACCATGCGGGACGTCACGTACGACGCGGAGCTGGTGCGCAAGAAGTGGGGGGTGCTCCCCGAGCGCATGGGCGACTACCTGGCCCTCGTCGGCGACAAGGTGGACAACGTGCCTGGCGTCCCGGGCATCGGGCAGAAGACCGCCGTGACCCTGCTGGAGCGCTTCGGCTCGCTGGAGGGCGTCTTGGCCGGTGCAGCCGAGCTGAAGGGCAAGCAGCGCGAGAACCTGACCGAGTTCGCGGACCAGGCGCGCCTGTCTCGTGAGCTCGTAGCGCTCGACGAGCAGGTGCCGTTGGCCGAGACGCTCGCGGAGCTGCGTCTTGGCGATCCCGACGCCACGGTCGTCAATGCGCTGTTTCGTGAGCTCGAGTTCTTCTCGCTGTTGGGCGCCGAAGAGCCCAGCGAGGGGGCGGGGGCGGAGGAGCCCGTGGGGCACGTGGCGGAGGACGCGGCGGCGCTGACCGACTTCTTCGCGCGCGCCGCGGAGGGCTTCGCGCTGGACGTGCTGTTCGACGGGGCTTCGCCCGCGACCGCCACGCTGTGTGGTGTGGCCGTGGCCACACGGGACGAGAGGCTGTACATCCCGGCCGACGCGTCCAACGAGCTGCGTTCCGCCCTACGTGACGCGCTCGAGGACGAGCAGTGCCCAAAGGTCGTGCACGACACGCGCGACGCCTACAACGTGCTGGAAGCGCACGGGCTGGGACTGCGGGGCGTGACGCTGGACACGCAGCTCGGGTCCTACCTGATCGACCCCACGGCACACCTGCCGCACGAGCTCGACCAGGTCGCGCGCGCCTACCTTCAGCGCGTGCTGCCCGCGCTCGGGCCGTCCGCGGCGGGAGGGTCGGGCGGGGCGCGGCGCGCGCGTCCCGCGGCGGGCGACGTCCCGGTCTCGGGCCAGGCGGCCTTCACCTGTGCCCGTGCTCAGGCGGTGGCGGAGCTGGGGGGGGTGCTCGGCGCGCAGCTGGAAGAGCACGCCCAGCGACGCATCCACGACGAGCTGGAGCTCCCGCTGGCGCGCGTGTTGGCGGACATGCAGCGCGCAGGCGTGCGCGTCGACGCCGAGGCGCTGTCCGCGCTGAGCGTGGAGTTCGAGGCGCGCAAGGCCGAGATCGAGGCGGACATCTACGCGCTGGCGGGCCGCGAGTTCAACCTGGCGTCGCCGAAACAGCTGGGCGAGGTGCTCTTCGACGAGCTCGGCCTGCCGGTGCTCAAGCGCACGAAGACGGGCTACAGCACCGACGCGTCCGTGCTCGAGCGGCTCGCGCCGAAGCACGCCATCGCCGAGAAGATCCTGCGGCAGCGCGAGCTGGCCAAGCTCATCAACACCTACACCGAGGTGCTGCGCGCCGCGATCGACCCGCACACAGGGCGCGTGCACTGCACCTTCCAGCAGACCACCAGCGCGTCGGGGCGGCTCATCACGACCGAGCCCGACCTGCAGCGCACCCCCATCCGCGGCGAGGACGGCAAGCGCATCCGGGCGGCCTTCGTACCGCGCGACGGCTGGGTGATGGTCTCGGCCGACTGGAGCCAGATCGAGCTGCGCCTGCTGGCGCACCTGTCCGACGACCCGGCGCTCACCGCGGCGTTCCGCGAGGAGCTCGACGTGCACCGGCGCACCGCCGGCGAGATCTTCGGCTGCGCGCCCGACGAGGTGACGCGCGAGCAGCGCAACGTCGGCAAGACCGTGAACTTCGCCACCATCTACGGCCAAGGGGCCACGGCCCTCGCGCAGTCCCTGGGGGTCACGCGCAACGAGGCCAAGGCCTACATCGACCGCTACTTCGAGGTGTACGGGGGTGTTCGTACGTGGCTCGACGCGAGCATCGCCGGGGCGCACGCGTCGGGCTACGTCGAGACGATGGTCGGGCGCCGGCGGCTCATTCCCGAGCTCACCAGCGGTGACCCGGCCACGCGCGCCTACGGCGAGCGCATCGCCGCCAACACGCCCATCCAGGGCAGCGCCGCGGACCTGTGCAAGCTGGCCATGCTGCGCATCGCGCGGGGCATGGCGGGGGACGGCCTCGACGCGGCGATGGTGCTGCAGATCCACGACGAGCTGCTCTTCGAGGTCAGCCCCGCCCACCTCACGGCGCTGGTGACGCTGGTGCGACGCGAGATGGAGCAGGTGTGGCCGGAGCTGCGCGTGCCGCTGGTGGTCGACGTGGGCCACGGCGCGTCGTGGGAGGAGGCGCACGGGTGA
- a CDS encoding metallophosphoesterase: MSFALATFFAWLAAVGAAWTLRNRYFAIFVAVLTGLEGLVASAYEPFVGPLRPLFIALHVTVLIQVLSLTRPALRPLWFRALVSWPAYYFLAAMLLGFFWLPLLFAFHAPLTVAQAVILGVPFVLAAVGMWQSLVGRESTVSLSLADAQATGEALARHTPAAPTAALKAAEGARPLRVVQITDPHLGPFMSVPRLRRIVQRAVAREPDLVVLTGDFLTMESQAREDYLADALAPLTALEGRVFACLGNHDHEALHIVTNALARAKVRLLVDQSALVDTPAGPVQVVGADFHFRDRAAHLARIAREHPRVPGALRLWLLHDPGAFKRIPRGEADLVLSGHTHGGQVGVLSLGGSWTPVWSIAKIPDHGLFARGPDRLYVHRGTGHYGFPLRLGVPSEQSLLEVHLAPSSAPEAS, encoded by the coding sequence ATGAGCTTCGCCCTCGCGACCTTCTTTGCGTGGCTGGCCGCCGTCGGCGCGGCGTGGACGCTACGCAACCGCTACTTCGCCATCTTCGTGGCGGTGCTGACGGGGCTCGAGGGGCTGGTGGCCTCTGCCTACGAGCCCTTCGTGGGGCCCCTGCGGCCGCTCTTCATCGCGCTGCACGTCACGGTGCTCATCCAGGTGCTCTCGCTCACGCGCCCGGCGCTGCGCCCCCTGTGGTTCCGCGCGCTCGTCAGCTGGCCCGCGTACTACTTCCTGGCCGCCATGCTGCTCGGCTTCTTCTGGCTGCCGCTGCTCTTCGCGTTCCATGCGCCGCTCACGGTCGCGCAGGCCGTGATCCTCGGCGTGCCCTTCGTGCTCGCCGCGGTCGGCATGTGGCAGTCGCTCGTGGGGCGCGAGTCCACCGTGAGCCTCTCGCTGGCCGACGCGCAGGCTACGGGAGAAGCGCTCGCGCGGCACACGCCCGCTGCGCCTACAGCGGCCCTGAAGGCCGCCGAGGGGGCGCGCCCCCTGCGCGTGGTGCAGATCACGGACCCTCACCTGGGCCCCTTCATGAGCGTGCCGCGGCTGCGGCGCATCGTGCAGCGCGCGGTGGCGCGTGAGCCCGACCTGGTGGTGTTGACGGGTGACTTCCTCACGATGGAGTCGCAGGCGCGCGAGGACTACCTGGCCGACGCGCTCGCGCCTCTCACCGCGCTGGAGGGCCGCGTGTTCGCGTGCCTCGGCAACCACGACCACGAGGCGCTCCACATCGTGACCAACGCGCTGGCCCGCGCGAAGGTGCGGCTCTTGGTGGACCAGAGCGCGCTGGTGGACACGCCGGCTGGCCCCGTGCAGGTGGTGGGCGCGGACTTCCACTTCCGCGACCGCGCCGCGCATCTGGCGCGAATCGCGCGCGAGCACCCCCGCGTGCCCGGCGCGCTGCGCCTGTGGCTGCTGCACGACCCGGGCGCGTTCAAGCGCATCCCGCGCGGCGAGGCGGACCTGGTGCTCAGCGGTCACACCCACGGCGGCCAGGTGGGCGTGCTGTCCCTCGGGGGCAGCTGGACGCCCGTGTGGTCCATCGCGAAGATCCCCGACCACGGGCTGTTCGCGCGTGGTCCCGACCGCCTCTACGTGCATCGGGGCACGGGGCACTACGGCTTCCCGTTGCGGCTGGGCGTGCCGTCCGAGCAGAGTTTGCTCGAGGTGCATCTGGCGCCGTCCAGCGCCCCTGAAGCCAGCTGA
- a CDS encoding N-acetyltransferase, which translates to MGGGARVKVTRVDGLSGVDAAAWDALAGEDDPFAEHAFLSALEDSGSVGGRSGWRATHVLVHDEGRLVGALPLYRKDHSYGEYIFDFAWANASSRLGAPYYPKLVAMTPLTPATGTRFLVHPDADRERVVCALLDGAIDAAAALRASSVHLNFLNASEADEVAAHGGYLARTTHQFHFHNEGYADFEAFVARFRSSMRKKLRKERRAVAESGLDVGVVAGPQLSEDDWSRLRRFYLDTCWRKGSEPYLTERFFTLLAERCAARVLVGYARRNGLLVAASLNFQKGKHLYGRYWGCEEDQEMLHFELCYYQLIEHAIAHGMTRFEAGAQGTHKLRRGLMPSAIHSAHFIAHPVLRDAVADYLPREHAAELREMEALAEHGPFRRGDEA; encoded by the coding sequence GTGGGAGGAGGCGCACGGGTGAAGGTCACACGCGTAGACGGGCTGAGCGGGGTCGACGCCGCCGCGTGGGACGCGCTCGCCGGCGAGGACGACCCGTTCGCGGAGCATGCGTTCCTGTCTGCCCTCGAGGACTCCGGGTCGGTGGGTGGGCGCTCCGGCTGGCGCGCGACGCACGTGCTGGTGCACGACGAGGGCAGGCTGGTGGGGGCCCTGCCGCTGTACCGCAAGGACCACAGCTACGGCGAGTACATCTTCGACTTCGCCTGGGCCAACGCCTCGTCGCGGCTGGGCGCGCCGTACTACCCGAAGCTCGTCGCCATGACCCCGCTCACGCCCGCGACGGGCACGCGCTTCCTGGTGCATCCCGACGCGGATCGTGAGCGCGTGGTGTGTGCGCTGCTGGACGGCGCCATCGACGCGGCGGCTGCGCTGCGTGCTTCGTCGGTGCACCTCAACTTCCTGAACGCGAGCGAAGCCGACGAGGTGGCCGCGCACGGGGGCTATCTGGCGCGCACCACGCACCAGTTCCACTTCCACAACGAGGGCTACGCGGACTTCGAGGCGTTCGTCGCCCGCTTCCGCTCGTCCATGCGCAAGAAGCTGCGCAAGGAGCGCCGAGCCGTCGCGGAGAGCGGGCTGGACGTGGGCGTCGTGGCCGGTCCGCAGCTGAGCGAAGACGACTGGTCGCGCCTGCGCCGCTTCTACCTGGACACGTGCTGGCGCAAGGGCAGCGAGCCCTACCTGACCGAGCGCTTCTTCACGTTGCTGGCCGAGCGCTGCGCCGCGAGGGTGCTGGTGGGCTACGCCCGACGTAACGGTCTGCTCGTGGCAGCGTCACTCAACTTCCAGAAAGGCAAGCACCTGTACGGTCGGTACTGGGGCTGCGAGGAAGACCAAGAGATGCTCCACTTCGAGCTCTGCTACTACCAGCTGATCGAGCACGCCATCGCCCACGGGATGACGCGCTTCGAGGCCGGCGCGCAGGGGACCCACAAGCTGCGGCGCGGCCTGATGCCCAGCGCCATCCACAGCGCGCACTTCATCGCGCACCCCGTGCTGCGTGACGCCGTGGCCGACTACCTGCCGCGTGAGCACGCCGCCGAGCTGCGCGAGATGGAGGCCTTGGCCGAGCACGGGCCCTTCCGTCGCGGAGACGAGGCATGA
- a CDS encoding threonylcarbamoyl-AMP synthase codes for MSSAAIGTDLALAADLICDGELVGMPTETVYGLAANAFDEAAVLRVFDVKRRPSFDPLIVHLASAAGLGDVARLDALAPAVRAQVEHLTERFWPGPLTLVLPKVADLPDLVTSGLDTVAVRVPDHEMARALIVVSGVPLAAPSANPFGYISPTTAAHVVAQLGTAVPYVLDGGECGVGVESTIVAPPLPGVSEEWTVLRDGGLPREVLAELLGTTLRDGTLSGDEQRPAAPGQLVSHYAPRTPLRLGALSALLEDALQAQPDARVHLLAFRDVPHALRRDGGGATGAGDAEGGTGARGAGDARGAGDAERGTGAHGAVAEVARALQEGRVTLECLSRDGDLHGAARALFAALRRADVLGADLILAEPVPDDGLGRAINDRLRRASAPASHP; via the coding sequence ATGTCCTCCGCTGCCATCGGAACCGACCTCGCGCTCGCCGCCGATCTGATCTGCGACGGCGAGCTGGTGGGGATGCCGACGGAGACGGTGTATGGGCTGGCGGCCAACGCGTTCGACGAGGCCGCCGTGCTGCGCGTGTTCGACGTCAAGCGGCGCCCCAGCTTCGATCCGTTGATCGTGCACCTGGCCAGCGCCGCGGGGCTCGGCGACGTGGCCCGGCTGGACGCGCTCGCCCCTGCCGTGCGGGCCCAGGTGGAGCACCTGACCGAGCGCTTCTGGCCAGGGCCGCTGACGCTGGTGCTGCCCAAGGTCGCGGACCTGCCCGATCTCGTGACGAGCGGGCTCGACACGGTGGCCGTGCGCGTGCCCGACCACGAGATGGCGCGGGCGCTCATCGTGGTGTCTGGCGTGCCCCTCGCGGCGCCCAGCGCGAACCCCTTCGGCTACATCAGCCCCACGACGGCGGCTCACGTGGTGGCCCAGCTGGGGACGGCCGTGCCCTACGTGCTCGACGGGGGCGAGTGTGGGGTCGGGGTCGAGAGCACGATCGTGGCGCCTCCCTTGCCGGGTGTGTCCGAGGAGTGGACCGTGCTGCGTGACGGGGGGCTCCCGCGGGAGGTGCTGGCCGAGCTGCTGGGCACGACGCTGCGTGACGGCACGCTGAGCGGCGACGAACAGCGGCCGGCCGCGCCGGGGCAGCTGGTGTCCCACTATGCGCCGCGCACCCCGCTGCGGCTTGGGGCCCTGTCCGCGTTGCTCGAAGACGCGCTCCAGGCTCAGCCAGATGCGCGCGTGCACCTCCTGGCGTTCCGCGACGTGCCCCATGCGCTGCGGCGTGATGGGGGCGGTGCCACGGGGGCGGGTGACGCAGAGGGCGGCACAGGCGCGCGCGGCGCTGGCGACGCCCGCGGGGCGGGTGATGCGGAGCGTGGGACGGGAGCCCACGGCGCCGTGGCGGAGGTCGCGCGCGCCCTGCAGGAAGGCCGCGTGACGCTGGAGTGTCTCTCGCGCGATGGCGACCTGCACGGCGCCGCTCGTGCGCTGTTCGCGGCCCTGCGCCGGGCCGACGTGCTGGGAGCCGACCTGATCCTGGCCGAGCCGGTGCCGGACGATGGCCTCGGCCGGGCGATCAACGACCGCCTGCGTCGTGCGTCGGCGCCGGCGTCCCATCCCTGA
- a CDS encoding right-handed parallel beta-helix repeat-containing protein has product MKTLSPAPRATHRRDLFALLTLAPLAVAPLAGAVVGCGSSGGRFETNNCRDFDSANCVEVEGGDSAALLAAVNALESDTTIILGPGTFELDNQVTIRNADGISLVGQGMDATTLSFTSAAAQINGVDVVADDFLVQDLTVLDAPKDGIRVEDSDGVTFRRIRATWTNPGRSSNGAYGIYPVKSQNVLVEDSEASNASDAGLYVGQCQHVVVRRNTVRGNVAGLEIENTQYADVYENHAENNTGGIVVFDLPGNPIVGRDVRLRDNVIIRNNGRNFAPGGTVSEIPPGTGTFVMASRRVMVVNNRYEENNAVDIAVISGMIVEPLPENWELPTAMLVGDWDDLGLLEGATPGTITNFRSENIVVSGNMHVNPGSRYDLTIRFGQLLAVLYGSDPTDSVLYDTIGESMFDENVPANNSNDNHICVGGNTNGTFASFNGEAQLMSPGSPFLQLATAPFAPFDCTTLNGGELVVPEL; this is encoded by the coding sequence ATGAAGACGCTCTCTCCAGCGCCGCGCGCGACGCATCGCCGCGACCTCTTCGCGCTCTTGACCCTCGCTCCCCTGGCCGTCGCCCCCCTCGCGGGCGCCGTGGTCGGGTGTGGTAGCAGCGGCGGGCGCTTCGAAACCAACAACTGCCGCGACTTCGACAGCGCGAACTGCGTCGAGGTCGAGGGCGGTGACTCGGCGGCCCTGTTGGCGGCCGTGAACGCGCTCGAGAGCGACACCACCATCATCCTCGGGCCGGGCACCTTCGAGCTCGACAACCAGGTCACCATCCGCAACGCGGACGGCATCAGCTTGGTGGGGCAGGGCATGGACGCGACCACGCTGTCCTTCACTTCGGCCGCCGCGCAGATCAACGGCGTCGACGTGGTCGCCGACGACTTCCTGGTGCAGGACCTGACGGTGCTCGACGCGCCGAAGGATGGCATCCGCGTCGAGGACAGCGACGGCGTCACCTTCCGCCGCATCCGCGCTACGTGGACCAACCCCGGCCGCTCGAGCAACGGCGCCTACGGCATCTACCCCGTGAAGAGCCAGAACGTACTGGTCGAGGACAGCGAGGCCTCGAACGCGTCGGACGCCGGCCTGTACGTGGGCCAGTGTCAGCACGTCGTGGTACGCCGCAACACGGTGCGCGGCAACGTCGCGGGCCTCGAGATCGAGAACACGCAGTACGCAGACGTCTACGAGAACCACGCGGAGAACAACACGGGCGGCATCGTGGTCTTCGACCTGCCGGGCAACCCCATCGTGGGCCGCGACGTGCGCCTGCGCGACAACGTCATCATCCGCAACAACGGCCGGAACTTCGCGCCTGGCGGCACGGTCTCCGAGATCCCGCCGGGCACGGGAACGTTCGTGATGGCCTCGCGCCGCGTGATGGTCGTCAACAACCGCTACGAGGAGAACAACGCCGTCGACATCGCGGTCATCAGCGGCATGATCGTCGAGCCCCTGCCGGAGAACTGGGAGCTCCCCACGGCGATGCTCGTGGGCGACTGGGACGACCTGGGCCTGCTCGAGGGTGCCACCCCGGGCACGATCACGAACTTCCGCTCCGAGAACATCGTCGTGTCGGGGAACATGCACGTGAACCCTGGCTCCCGCTACGACCTCACCATCCGGTTCGGCCAGCTGCTGGCGGTGCTGTACGGGTCGGACCCCACGGACTCCGTGCTCTACGACACCATCGGGGAGTCCATGTTCGACGAGAACGTGCCGGCCAACAATTCGAACGACAACCACATCTGCGTGGGCGGCAACACCAACGGGACGTTCGCCAGCTTCAACGGCGAGGCACAGCTCATGAGCCCCGGCTCGCCCTTCTTGCAGCTTGCCACCGCGCCCTTCGCCCCGTTCGACTGCACCACCCTGAACGGTGGTGAGCTCGTGGTTCCGGAGCTTTGA